One Tursiops truncatus isolate mTurTru1 chromosome 3, mTurTru1.mat.Y, whole genome shotgun sequence DNA segment encodes these proteins:
- the HAPLN4 gene encoding hyaluronan and proteoglycan link protein 4, producing MVCAPAAALGRGALWAAAWGVLLLTGAAEAEHGRKKVVHVLEGESGSVVVQTAPGQVVSHRGGTIVLPCRYHYEAAAHGHDSVRLKWTKVVDPLAFADVFVALGAQHRAFGSYRGRAELQGDGPGDASLVLRNVTLQDYGRYECEVTNELEDDTGMVKLDLEGVVFPYHPRGGRYKLTFTEAQRACAEQDGILASAEQLHAAWRDGLDWCNAGWLRDGSVQYPVSQPREPCGGLGGAGSAGAGGGASGGVRNYGYRQNAEELYDAFCFTSNLPGRVFFLKPLRPVPFAGAARACAARGAAVAKVGQLFAAWKLQLLDRCTAGWLADGSARYPIVNPRARCGGRRPGVRSLGFPDATRRLFGVYCYRAPGAPDPAPGGWGWGWAGGGGWAGGARDPAAWTPLRV from the exons GTGTGTGCTCCGGCGGCGGCCCTCGGTCGCGGGGCGCTCTGGGCAGCTGCATGGGGAGTCCTGCTGCTCACCGGCGCCGCGGAAGCGGAGCACGGCCGGAAGAAGGTCGTGCACGTGCTGG AAGGGGAGTCGGGCTCGGTGGTGGTGCAGACAGCGCCGGGACAGGTGGTCAGCCACCGGGGTGGCACCATCGTCTTGCCCTGCCGCTACCACTACGAGGCAGCCGCCCACGGCCACGACAGCGTCCGCCTCAAGTGGACCAAGGTGGTGGACCCGCTGGCCTTTGCCGATGTCTTCGTGGCACTGGGTGCCCAGCACCGGGCCTTCGGCAGCTACCGCGGGCGGGCTGAGCTGCAGGGCGATGGGCCCGGGGATGCCTCCCTGGTTCTCCGAAACGTCACGCTGCAGGATTATGGGCGCTATGAGTGCGAGGTCACCAACGAGCTGGAGGATGACACTGGCATGGTCAAGCTGGACCTGGAAG GCGTAGTCTTCCCTTACCACCCGCGTGGAGGCCGCTACAAGCTGACCTTCACGGAGGCGCAACGCGCGTGCGCTGAACAGGACGGCATCTTGGCGTCGGCTGAGCAGCTGCACGCGGCCTGGCGCGACGGCCTGGACTGGTGCAACGCGGGTTGGCTGCGCGACGGCTCGGTGCAGTACCCGGTGAGCCAGCCCCGGGAGCCCTGCGGCGGCCTGGGCGGGGCCGGGAGCGCCGGGGCTGGCGGCGGAGCCTCGGGGGGTGTGCGCAACTACGGCTACCGCCAGAACGCCGAGGAACTCTACGACGCCTTCTGCTTCACATCCAACCTCCCGG GCCGCGTGTTCTTCCTGAAGCCGCTGCGGCCCGTGCCCTTCGCGGGAGCAGCGCGCGCCTGCGCGGCGCGCGGAGCGGCCGTGGCCAAGGTGGGGCAGTTGTTCGCTGCGTGGAAGCTGCAGCTGCTGGACCGCTGCACCGCAGGCTGGCTGGCGGACGGGAGCGCACGCTACCCCATCGTGAACCCGCGCGCGCGCTGCGGCGGCCGCCGGCCAGGTGTGCGCAGCCTCGGCTTTCCTGACGCCACGCGCCGCCTCTTCGGCGTCTATTGCTACCGCGCGCCTGGTGCACCGGACCCCGCACCtggtggctggggctggggctgggccggAGGCGGCGGGTGGGCTGGAGGTGCGCGAGACCCCGCCGCCTGGACCCCGCTGCGCGTCTAG